CATATCGTTTTAGCCCCAAGTATTTTACACAACAAACCAATGTGTCCAATGTGCCCACCTTCGTGCCTAATGTGATGATAAATAATTTGAAGTTTATCAGGTCCTTTTTTAAAATCTAACCCAACATGATTGGGCTGTTTTAGCTCATCGTCTGACAATGATTTTATCACTTCTAAAGATTGAGCATGAACGCTTTTTAAACTTTCTTTTATTTCATCAATACTTGGGATTTCAGTTGTTGTTGGTTTACCTATACTAAACTTTTCTAACCAAGAAATATCAGCACTTTGGTTAGCACAGGCTTTTAATATCAAATAATTTTGTGCCCAAGCCATGTGGCACAATTCCCAAGCAACAGAATTTAATTGTTGTCCATTTACCGTTGGATTTTCGTACCACAACGATTTATCTAATTTCGATAAATAAAAATAAAGTAAATCTCTGGTGTTATCAGTTGCTTCGGCTAATGTTTCTGAAGTTGTCATATCAAATGTTTGTTAAATGTACTTATTTTTCATGCTCAATAAAGAGTAATTTTACAAAAAGCAAACCCCATGTTCGAAAAATACTACCTGTTTTATATTCTTGCTTTTGTAGCCGAAGTTATTGGGACAGTTAGTGGTTTTGGTTCTTCTATATTGTTTGTGCCAATTGCTTCGCTATTTTTCGATTTTCGAATTGTGCTGGGTATTACCGCATTGTTTCATGTGTTTAGCAACATCTCTAAAATAGTTTTATTTCGAAAAGGCATAGACAAAAACATTGCGCTGCGACTAGGTATTCCTGCTGTAATTTTTGTTGTTATTGGGGCATTTTTAAGCAAAATAATTCCTGTAGTGGAGCTAGAATTAATCATGAGTGTATTATTAATTGTGCTATCGGTATATTTAATTTTTTTTAGTAACAAAACCTTAAAAACCTCCAATCAAAATTTATATGTTGGAGGAACAGTTTCGGGATTATTGGCAGGTTTAATAGGTACAGGCGGAG
This genomic interval from Flavobacteriales bacterium contains the following:
- a CDS encoding DinB family protein, yielding MTTSETLAEATDNTRDLLYFYLSKLDKSLWYENPTVNGQQLNSVAWELCHMAWAQNYLILKACANQSADISWLEKFSIGKPTTTEIPSIDEIKESLKSVHAQSLEVIKSLSDDELKQPNHVGLDFKKGPDKLQIIYHHIRHEGGHIGHIGLLCKILGAKTI
- a CDS encoding sulfite exporter TauE/SafE family protein, whose protein sequence is MFEKYYLFYILAFVAEVIGTVSGFGSSILFVPIASLFFDFRIVLGITALFHVFSNISKIVLFRKGIDKNIALRLGIPAVIFVVIGAFLSKIIPVVELELIMSVLLIVLSVYLIFFSNKTLKTSNQNLYVGGTVSGLLAGLIGTGGAIRGLTLTAFNLEKDIFIATSALIDLGVDSSRTVVYFLNGYLEKEFLITIPVLIVISFIGSWVGKLILHKVPQQMFRIFVLVLIVLTSIFQIGKFLVN